From the genome of Candidatus Ozemobacteraceae bacterium:
AGGAGTTCGAGGAGATCTGGTCGTTCCTCCGGAGGCCCGGGAGCAAGACGCTCGAAAAGCCGGGCCTGATCGAAGGTGTCTGTCCCTCGTGCGGCGCGCCGATCGAAATCGTCCGCGCCGCGAAATGCACGTATTGCCAGACGTTCCTGCGGTCGGGCGAGCACGACTGGGTTCTGGCAGAAATCACCCAGGCATGCGAATGGGTCGTCGAAGACGAGAAGCCGAGGCCCGGCCTGGACCGGCTCACGGAAGCCGATCCCGGGTTCAGCGTGCAGCAAATCGAAGACCGTGCATCCGTCATGTTCTGGCGGTATTACACGGCGTTCCGGCTCGGAAAGGTCGAGCCGATGCTCAAGCACGCCCATCCCGACTTCATCGGGAAACTGCAGGCGAAACTCGTTCCGAAAGCCAACGGTTCGCGGATGGCTTACCAGACGGCTGCGGTGGGATCCGTACGCGTTCTGGGCGCGGCGCTCGGGGAATCGACCTCCGCGCAGTCCTCTTTCGACAAGATTCTGGTCGAGCTCCGGTGGTCCTGGAAGCCTGTCGAGAAAAACGCGAAGGGTCTCGTGATCCCGGGCGGGGAATACCCGCTGAACTGCACCCAGGTCTTCGTGCTGATCCGCAGGAGCGGGGTCAGGACCGAGATCGGCCTCGCGTTGTCAGGGAGTTGCTGCAAGAGTTGCGGAGCCCCGGAAACCGACACGGCGGGCACGGTCTGTCAGTACTGCCAGACGCCCCTGAACGAGGGAACGGCGGACTGGATCCTGGAGCAGATCGCTGACCCCCACGCCCCCGACATCGTCAGGCTGCTGAAATCGCCGCCGGCCGCCCCGCGCCCCGAGGCCGCCTCCCCCAAATGCCCCACCCCGGCCCCCGGTTCGTCCGCAGACAGCGTCTCCGCCGGCACCGTCTCCGCCGATACCGCATCCGGCGATATCTTCGAAGTGCGCGGTTCCGCCGACGCCCTGCGCTGGATGACGGCCGTCATCTTCGCCGACCGGAAGGTCGAGCAGGCCGAACTCGACCTGCTGAAACAGTATGCCCGATCGTACGGTGTTCCCCAGGCGAAGTTCAACGAGATCGTCCTCGCGGCCCAAGCCGGCAAAGCCGTTCTCCGGCCTCCCGCGAACCGCCAGGAGGTCGCCGCCATCTACCGCGAACTGGTCAGGCTCGCCCTGGCCGACGGCACGCTGAGCGACACCGAGGAGAAACTGCTGAACGCCTTCTGCCGCCAGGGCAACCTGCCCGCCGACGAAGCCGCCCGCATTCTCGCTTCGGTGAAATCGGCACGGATGTAATTATATCATTTACCATACTACCGCAGGGGCGGATCGCACTCTCGAAAAATTTTCCTCCGTGCCTGGTATGTGCGTTTCCGTTTGAGAACCAATCCGCAGATGGCGCTGATGAAGCATATTTCGCAGATGAACCGCTGAAAACCTCGTTGTTTTCAACGGAGTATTCCCGTGACTCCGAGGCGCGTGTTTTCACGGCCGTGATTTCTTGTGATACGGCCTGAAATGGGGTATAAACAAGGAAATCTCTGCCGGTGCGGCTCGTTTCGCAGCCGGTATTCTGGAGTTGCGACATGACGTTGAAACGCGGGATCGGGCACGCCTTTCGAACGGCCGGGGGTGCGGCCCTGCTTGCGATGGCCCTCCTTCTCCTATCGGCGCCGACCGTATCGGCGCGGAATCCGCTTTCCAGCTACCTGTCTCGTCTGCTCGACGAGAGCCGCGCCGAGATCGCGATCGGCCAGCTTCTCGCCGACGGCTTCATCGCGGAAGTCGCGCTCAACGCGCAGCCATCCCCCGCAAGCGCTGCCGCCATCGTCCCTGCCACCGCCGACGACGAGTTCATCCGTCGGATCGTGGCGGACCTCTCGTCGAAATGCCCCCGTCCGACCCTGCCGTATTCCGTGACGATCATCGATAGTACCGTTCCCGCGGACATCCCCTTCCCCGGCGGGGCGATCGTCATCACGACGGCGTTGTGGCAGCAGGCGAAGGCGCCCGCCGAAAAGGAGTTTCTCATCGCCCGCAACCTCATGCACGTCGCGCTGCGCCAGCCGATGATCGCCATCAAGCACGAAGGCCTGTATGCGCGCGCCCTCAAGTTGCTGAAACAGCGCACGCGCGACCCCCAACTGCTTCGTCAGGCGGTGCGCGACTACATGAAGGCCGCAGAAACCATGGATCAGAAGCGCGCGGACCGCGAAGGCGTCATGCTCGCCTCGAACCCGGCCGCCGTGCGCGACGGCGGGATCGCGCTTCTCAACCGGCTGACGCAGATGCTGTGGCCGTTTCAATTCGGCGCCGTCGACGATTTCCTGGCCCGCATTCGCGCGCTCGAGTTGCTCGCGCTGCCCTGATATATATACGTGGAATTATATAGCAAATGACTGACGAGGGCTGGCTCAGACAACCCAGGGAGCTCGTGACCGACCAGGATCCCTGGATTCGCCGTCTCGCTCTCGCCGAGCTCGCCCGGGCGCCGCTGGCTATCGACCGCGAACTGTTCGAGGAACATCTCTTCAGCTCCGACCCAACGCTCGCCCTGCCCGCATTCCTCGGCCTGAGGCGCCTCTGCCCGCCGCCCCCCCTGATGGACGAGGCATGGCGCGACATCTTCGGAGAGGCGATCGACCTGCTCGGGAAGCGTGCGGCGAGCGGCCCCCTGCCCCTCCGGGCCGCCGCGATCCAGGCGCTCGCGTTCGCGCCGGGCGGCGTCTCCGACCTGTTGCTCGACCGGCTGACCGCCTCCGCCGTCGACGAGACGCCCCTCGAAGCCCCGATCTGGAGCGAACCGCCCCAGCTTCCCCTCATCCAGGATGGGTGCGGAGCGGGTGATCACTCGGCCTCCCTGGCTCTTCTCCTCGGCGCCGCCATGCGCTCCGGTTCCCGGGCCTCTCGCATCGCACGCCTGCTCGCCGACGGCGACGAGTCGCGGTGCATCCCCGCGCTCCTCGCCCTCCAGGCGTTCCCTCAGCCCGAACTGGCCGAGCGCGTCCTCCCGCTAGTCCGCGCGCCCTCGACCCGCGTCGCCGCCGAGGCGGCCCGGGCCCTGCTCGCCTGCGGCGGGAAGCGTGTCTTCCTGCTTCTGCTCTCGCTCGTCGCCGACACGGCCGAACCGGCCCGCAAGGCGTATCTGCTGCCCCTCGTCGCCCGCACAGGCCGGCCCGAGGTCTGGAAGCTGCTCACGACTCACCTGGCCCACGCCGACCCGCGCGTGCGGAAGGCCGCGATCGGAGCCGCCGCGGGCCTCGCCGTCCCCGCGCAGCAGCGCGCCACCGCCCTGACGCCGCTTCTCGCCGATGCCGATCCGTCGGTCGTCGCCGAAGCGGCGCGGGTGTTGTGGCCGCTCGGTTCGATGGAGGCGCTCTCGAAACTCGAAGAGATGATCCGGCGCCACGACGCCGCTCACCGAGCGCTCGCGGCAGACGCCCTCGGCGGCCTCCCCCCGGCGCCGGCCATCCCGATCCTCGTCGAACAGATCGCGCGCGAGCGGCACGGCGATGTCCTGCGGGCGCTTCTCCTCTCGCTCCGCCGGTTGCTGCCGAAAGCCGCGCCCCAGACGGCAATCACCGAGCGGCTCCTTCCGACCCTGCGCCGGCTGCTCGACGCGTCCGACCC
Proteins encoded in this window:
- a CDS encoding HEAT repeat domain-containing protein; the encoded protein is MTDEGWLRQPRELVTDQDPWIRRLALAELARAPLAIDRELFEEHLFSSDPTLALPAFLGLRRLCPPPPLMDEAWRDIFGEAIDLLGKRAASGPLPLRAAAIQALAFAPGGVSDLLLDRLTASAVDETPLEAPIWSEPPQLPLIQDGCGAGDHSASLALLLGAAMRSGSRASRIARLLADGDESRCIPALLALQAFPQPELAERVLPLVRAPSTRVAAEAARALLACGGKRVFLLLLSLVADTAEPARKAYLLPLVARTGRPEVWKLLTTHLAHADPRVRKAAIGAAAGLAVPAQQRATALTPLLADADPSVVAEAARVLWPLGSMEALSKLEEMIRRHDAAHRALAADALGGLPPAPAIPILVEQIARERHGDVLRALLLSLRRLLPKAAPQTAITERLLPTLRRLLDASDPFLRSQTAVLAGLLGPAAEDIILTCLEKPEHPHVLASLLGALRRIGSSRLLVLARFSDHPDPRVRANLMETMLFSGPGAVPYLTNGLRDPAPRVRAAAAKGLFQLGQLEVVPLLTRMLLIPSPVPVLSACHALGQLMRLQPPTLRSDHPLSLSLSREARRRRPPAVAGPVVLRDPSLPDLFEKLSGTANDTNATIEILQHHVKAHPTSRAARRMLAAVFAGMDRAAPALSLIESCLAEQPGVLADLLDAYRLAMRVGDLPRAERLGHKVRDTYGALLDACLELAHSSRGGPADQLLDRLFNLREPSMNLYSAMIQLKAKQGDVETVLDLLAELLLARPGNATVAARLAANLPPALSELKSALAQYARATAGSSSPIPA
- a CDS encoding TIM44-like domain-containing protein, with amino-acid sequence MRSFASRVLGAITVLVMAAFFIGLATPDPAFSRAGGGHSYSSGGHSSGSSSKKSSSGWSSKKSSNSSHSKSRSRSSGPSTPMTPGEATFFLVVMVICGFVVAVKIYADYVKKGPVGTDWTDVEKVQRQFSKLRTQPASARIKALGELKLRDPNWNEMRFLERAKQGFSRIQDAWSKQDLSPVQGFLSDGVYERFSIQIDEQKSDGLRDHMESLRILNARIVQVESGSRFDVLHVSIRASAVNYRVSLAGGRRLDGSTEPEEFEEIWSFLRRPGSKTLEKPGLIEGVCPSCGAPIEIVRAAKCTYCQTFLRSGEHDWVLAEITQACEWVVEDEKPRPGLDRLTEADPGFSVQQIEDRASVMFWRYYTAFRLGKVEPMLKHAHPDFIGKLQAKLVPKANGSRMAYQTAAVGSVRVLGAALGESTSAQSSFDKILVELRWSWKPVEKNAKGLVIPGGEYPLNCTQVFVLIRRSGVRTEIGLALSGSCCKSCGAPETDTAGTVCQYCQTPLNEGTADWILEQIADPHAPDIVRLLKSPPAAPRPEAASPKCPTPAPGSSADSVSAGTVSADTASGDIFEVRGSADALRWMTAVIFADRKVEQAELDLLKQYARSYGVPQAKFNEIVLAAQAGKAVLRPPANRQEVAAIYRELVRLALADGTLSDTEEKLLNAFCRQGNLPADEAARILASVKSARM